A window of the Tenebrio molitor chromosome 1, icTenMoli1.1, whole genome shotgun sequence genome harbors these coding sequences:
- the LOC138124299 gene encoding cuticle protein 19-like, whose translation MHGGAVLALLVLAVVSVSGQEGFGHHHHLEEYVDYRARPHYHYDYHVHDHHTHDIKNQWEHRDGKETKGVYTLLQPDGRKRIVEYRAGKHGADYKIRYEGHSVHGGIGSFGIGN comes from the exons atgcACGGTGGAGCA GTACTCGCCCTTCTAGTCCTAGCAGTAGTGTCGGTTTCCGGCCAGGAAGGATTCGGCCACCACCACCACCTGGAGGAGTACGTCGATTACAGAGCGAGGCCCCATTACCACTACGACTACCACGTCCACGACCACCACACCCACGACATCAAGAACCAATGGGAGCACAGGGATGGAAAGGAAACCAAGGGAGTGTACACTCTCCTCCAACCCGACGGCAGGAAGAGGATCGTTGAGTACCGCGCCGGCAAGCACGGCGCCGACTACAAGATAAGGTACGAAGGACACAGCGTCCACGGCGGGATCGGCTCCTTCGGAATCGGGAATTAG